Proteins encoded by one window of Amaranthus tricolor cultivar Red isolate AtriRed21 chromosome 4, ASM2621246v1, whole genome shotgun sequence:
- the LOC130810133 gene encoding uncharacterized protein LOC130810133, giving the protein MESNLTLGNMMPSGSTYGGSDLQGSMRGNHHQNPSSLQQQHHHSQPVQGLMNHPSNVFPIQMGQGHKCDHPNLGGDYKVEKGKNSATDEDELSSNEGGVEGQCDPCKGKRVAQWQRVKWTNSMVKLLITAVSYLSEESSLEGCTGGRRKFLNLHKKGKWKSVSIVMAERRFFVSPQQCEDKFNDLNKRYKKLNDILGKGITCQVVEKPALLDMMDHLSEKTKDEVRKILSSKHLFYEEMCSYHNNNRLHLPHDPALQMALQLALRSRDDNDPDSRRDPHEDDEDDHDLETDDHEEYEENYSRGSRDPFKRMKQGLGLENFSFGAQATQDYSKGFQMQLHNQCAENPNAASLQMQWLRSQSVHLEEQRLKIELETLELEKERFKWQRFCKRKDRELEKLKMENDKIRLENERISLELKRMEMNVKSTP; this is encoded by the coding sequence ATGGAGAGTAATTTGACATTAGGGAATATGATGCCTAGTGGGTCTACTTATGGAGGTTCTGATTTGCAAGGATCCATGAGAGGAAATCACCATCAAAACCCTAGTAGCCTTCAGCAACAACACCATCATTCTCAACCTGTGCAAGGTTTAATGAACCACCCATCTAATGTTTTTCCTATTCAAATGGGGCAAGGACATAAGTGTGATCATCCGAATTTGGGGGGTGATTATAAGGTGGAGAAGGGAAAAAATTCGGCCACAGACGAGGATGAATTGAGTTCTAATGAAGGGGGAGTAGAGGGACAATGTGATCCTTGTAAGGGAAAGAGAGTAGCTCAATGGCAGCGCGTAAAATGGACTAATTCGATGGTAAAGCTTTTGATCACGGCTGTTTCGTACCTTAGTGAAGAGAGTTCCTTAGAGGGTTGTACCGGAGGGAGAAGGAAGTTTTTGAATTTGCATAAGAAGGGTAAGTGGAAATCGGTTTCGATAGTTATGGCCGAGAGGAGATTTTTCGTTTCACCTCAGCAGTGTGAAGATAAATTCAATGACTTGAATAAGAGATATAAGAAACTGAATGATATTCTTGGGAAGGGAATTACTTGTCAAGTTGTTGAGAAACCGGCACTTTTGGATATGATGGATCATTTATCGGAGAAAACGAAAGATGAAGTTAGGAAAATTTTGAGCTCAAAACATTTGTTTTACGAGGAAATGTGTTCGTATCATAACAATAATAGGTTACATTTACCCCATGACCCGGCACTTCAGATGGCTTTGCAGTTGGCATTGAGAAGTAGAGATGATAACGATCCCGATTCTAGGAGAGACCCTCATGAAGACGATGAGGATGATCATGATTTAGAAACCGATGATCATGAAGAATACGAAGAAAACTATAGTAGGGGATCAAGAGATCCTTTTAAACGGATGAAACAAGGGCTAGGTCTTGAAAATTTTAGCTTTGGGGCACAAGCTACGCAGGATTATAGCAAGGGTTTTCAAATGCAATTACATAATCAATGTGCTGAAAATCCGAATGCAGCTTCTTTGCAGATGCAATGGTTGAGATCCCAGTCAGTTCACTTAGAAGAACAGAGGCTAAAAATTGAATTAGAGACTTTGGAGTTGGAGAAAGAACGATTCAAGTGGCAGCGGTTTTGCAAGAGAAAAGATCGCGAGTTAGAAAAGCTCAAGATGGAAAATGATAAGATTAGGCTCGAAAATGAACGTATATCATTGGAATTGAAGCGAATGGAAATGAATGTTAAAAGCACTCCTTGA